TGTTAATTTTAGCATCTACTTTTACTTTTACCTGAATAGAAGGAAAAACTTGCTCACTCCATACATTTGTAACTTTTCCCCAATATTTTGGATATTTATCAAACACGTGAATTCCAAAGCCAAATATGTCACTTTTATATTCATTCTGACATTTAGTAATTGCACTATAACATTCTTTTGTGATTTGTTTTTCAAGACATTTGCTAAGAGATTTACATACTTTATCCGGACTTTGTCCCGGTTGACTTTGCTGTTCGCCAACATTGCCTTCCGCTTTGATTTTAACGTTAACTTCTATAGAATTATTACTTGAAGCTTTAACTTCAATTTTGGAAGAACCCTTCATTAATTCAATTCCGATTATTTCTTTAGGATTATCAGGACTTTCAATTTCTACAATTCCTGACTTAGCACGGCCTGTTATAAACATATACCCACGGGTTTCATACTTGTCAAGCCAACCGACCATTTTATCCTTTTGAAAAACAGCCAAACCTTCAGTAGAGGTTAAGTTTTCAGTTTTTTCTATAGTACCAATAGATAGCTCGCGGCCTTCCGTTGCCAATTCTCTTGCCATGTCCAGCAACCGTATTTCTTTAGTAAATCCTCGAGATTTAGAATTCTTTATGGTATCTCTTATATAACCGCCGGGAATTTTTGAAAGCCCATACTCCTGTTCTACTATTTCCTTTGCGGTTGTACCCTTTGCAACGATAATAAGTGACTTAAACTGGGTTTCATGGTCTCTTAGAATGAAATCTACATAGTTTTTAATTCCTGATTTAGCAAGCTCCTCACTAAAAACTATAACTTGTGAGGAACTGTAAAATATCTTTTTATTTATTTTGGCTAATAAGCTTCTTAATGCTGCAAAAATAGTACTTTCTGTATTGCTTACAGTTACAAAGCTTTTTTCACCGCCACCTCCGCCTCCGGAAACTCCTGCACCGGAGCTGTTGACATCTACAGGTTTGATAATCTGTGCTGTTACCATTATTTTACCATCATCAGTCTGATCAATTCCCATAGCTGTAAGAATAGACAATTCGCTTAGATCCCTATTGTTCCAGCAACCTGTTGTTAAAGTCATAATCATACTGATACATAGCAATAACAAAATTATTTTTTTAATCATTTTTTACTCCCCCTTGGAGCAAAAGTTTTCCCGGTTGTACGTTTTCGGTTCTGGTTTTGAGTTAATGAACGGGGGCGGTTAAACATGGACCATACAGGTGTTACTATAAAGGAATCTTTCAGGCTTTCTCCACGGAAAGGTGCAAATGGGGAGAGTAAAGGCACAAAAAATGATTTCTTTCCGCACAGATAAATAGTAAACATATACGTAACAAAGCCTATTCCCAATAACCCAAGAATATTGGCTGCGATTAATATAACAATCCTTAAAATTGCTCCTACTTTCATAAGAGGAGGTACAATAAAACTGCAAATTCCTGCTAAAGCAGCAATAATAACCAATGGGGCAGAAGCTATACCTGCACTTACTGCGGCATCTCCAAGTACAATGGCTCCTACAATGCTAACTGCCTGACCTATAGCCCTTGGCATACGAAGACCGGCTTCACGAAGAATTTCAAAAGTAATTACCATAATTAAAGCTTCTACAAAAGACGAAAATGGGATTCCTTCTCTGGTCGCTGCCATTGTCAGCATAAGCTTAAAAGGTATTATGGTTTGGTGAAAGCTTGTAACCGCAACGTATAAGCCCGGCAAGTATACTGATATAAAAAAAGACATTAATCTTAGTAACCTCATAAAGGTCGCAAAATAAAATTCTCCGAAGTAGTCCTCCTGAGCTTGAAAGCTCTCAATCATCAGGAATGGAACAGTCAGTACCGTGGGTGTTCCGTCTGCCAGAATAGCAACTCTTCCTTCAAGAAGTTTAGCTGCAACCTTATCAGGTTTTTCACTGTTTCCTACCATAGGGAAAAAAGGCATTTTGCCATCTTGTATAAACTGCTCCATATATCCGGTAGCAAGGATTGCATCTATATTTATCCTATTAAGACGGTTTTTTACTTCTTCAACAACTTCAGGTGCTGCAATACCTTGTATATAGCAAATTGCTACATCAGTATTTGTTTGCTTGCCTAACACAAGGCTTTCAACTTTAAATTTAGTATTTTTGATTCTTCTCCTAAGCAGAATTAAATTTGTCTTGAGACTTTCTGAAAAGCCTTCTCTTGAGCCTTTAATACTTATCTCAGTGTCTGGTTCTCCGACAGCCCTTTTTTCAGGAGCTTTTAATCCTATTTTAAAGGCCTTGTCCTGTCCGTCAATGAACAAAACAACATCCCCTGTGAGAATACCGCTCAAACAATCTTTAAAGGAATAGAGCTCTTTAACATCACTTACACTTAATATACTCTCACTTAAAAGTGTAAAAACCGATGAATAGCTTTTTTCACCTGAATAATTTATAATAGGTTCAATAATATTCTCAGCAAGTATTGCCTTGTCAAAAAAACCTTCTATAGAAGCAATGATAATCCTTGTATTAAGCTTTCCCAAATGCACTTCACGCAGATTAAAGTCACTGCACAGGGAAAATTCCTGATTCAGCAGTCCTCTGACTTTGTCGATAGATTTAGGAATTTGAGTATTGCTGTTATTTTCACTATCTTCAGGTACTTCGGTACCCGCACGTTTTGGTTTTTTAGGCTCTCTGGATTTAAAAAAACTAAACATTATATCACCCAAAGTCATTGTCCCCAAATAAAACATTGTTATTCTATATGTATAAATACTGCTAATTTGGAAAATAATCCATAACAGGTTAATTTATTTAATAAGGAGTTCACATATATGACCGAAAAAGACAAACAAAAGTCTGCAGATATTTGGATGTTCAAGGTATTAACTATAGCTTTGGTATTGACAAGTACTTTACTTGCTTTTTTCTGTATCAGGGTAAACAATGTAGTAGATCAGTACAAAGAAAAATATAATAATGAATGTGTTCAATCCATGCTTATTATGAAATCAAATCAATCATTAACAACAAATACAAATAATTATAAATCTCAAAGTGATGAACTCAGTAAGCTTAACAACGACCTTAAGAAACAAAATGAAGAGATAAAAAAACAGCTTGAAGATTTAAAAAAACAAAATAAGCAATTGGAATCTACAAAGAAAGAACTAGCCGATGATAACCTTCAGCTTCAGAGATCACTTAAAAAGGCAGCAGCGGTGGGTGTAAAACCTCAATCATACAAGATATACAGTGGTGACAATCTCGAAAATAACAGTAAAAGAAAGTATCTTGGGAAATTTCTTGGTACGGCATATACCCCATGTGCTGAGGAATGTGGCAATAACAAGGGGATAACCAGCTCAGGTCAGCCAATAGTACCCGGTGTATCCATAGCAATTGATAACACACATTGGCCTTATGGAACAATATTCTATATTAAAGGATTAGGATATACAATCGCTATGGACACAGGAAGTGCAATAAAAGGTAAAAACAGATTTGATTTCGCAGTATTAGATAAAAAGTTCGCATATGAGCTTGGACAACAATATTATGACGTGTACCTAGTAAAGATAGGAAACGGTAAGATTAGTGAATCTATTATAACCAAACCGGCCTAAATGAAAGAATGTTAATAAAAACCAGGAAATATTGACTTATTTATAGAATTGGTATATACTAACAGTAGATTTAAGTCTAAAAATTAATAATTTATCGCTGAATTATAGCAGTTTGATTGCTATAAGCGGGGGAACCATTTAATGGGGTGAATCCTGGGTTATCAGGTAGGGTTAGTCTCTTACAACCCGAATCCGGCAGCTAACTTCGTAAGCGTTGGGGAGAAAGTGAATTTTTACATTTTGTAATTTTCTAACCAATGCTACAGTTTATCTGTAGCATTTTTAAGTTTATCCTTATTCATTTTCTTCAAATTTAATTATTCAATTTTAAATCTTACTTTATAATTTGAAAGGGAGGGAACTTATTTGATGAAAGTTTGTATATCAGGGTTGGGCCGCACCGGAAAGGAAATCGCAAGGACAATATTATTACAAAATGAAATTCAGCTTGTTTCTGCTATATGCAGTCCGAGCAGTAAATCTTTAAATAAGGATTTGGGAGAAATACTTGGAATGAATAAAACAGGAATTACGGTTACCGGATCTGATAAACTGGAGGAAGTAATATTCAGAAATAAACCGGACGTTGTTATTGATTTTTCAAATCCAAAATCAGCATTAAAAAATGCTTTAATTTTCTCAAAATACAGGATAAACATTGTAGTAGGAACCACAGGCTTCTCGGATTATCAGCTTAAAAAGCTTTACGTAATTTGCAGAAAGTTCAAAAACGGCATTGTTTATGCACCAAACATAACTATGGGTGTAAATGTTCTGATGCTGCTGTCAAATCTTACGGCAAGCTTGCTAAGTAATTACGATTTTCAGATCACAGAGTTGCATCATAAAAACAAATTGGATTCACCATCCGGAACGGCGAAAAAAATAGCTGGCGAAATACAGAGTGGTCTTTTAAACAAAGGAGTTGTAGTTTCAAATAAGGACATACCTATAAATTCTGTAAGGGCCGGAGGTGTAATAGGTAAGCATGAAGTAATGATTGTAGGTCAGGACGACAAAATAGAAATCAGTCATGAGTCTTTTTCAAGAAAAGCCTTTGCACAGGGAGCTGTAAGTGCAGCGAAATTTATTCATAAAAAATCTGGGTACTTCGAAATGAAGGATGTCCTTGATTTGGAAAAAGTATTAAAAACTTATATTGAAAATAATAACAGGTGGTCGTCTAAGCGCCACAACAAATATAATGCCAGACCGGCTTCAAATTAAAAAAACAAGGGGCTGTTGCACAATGAATAAATTTATTCACTGTGCAACAGTCCCCTTTTTGTCCCTAAAATAGTAAAATGCGGGTCCCGTAGGGCCCGCAAGTGTTGTATAATTTAATTTGTGAAAAAACTTATGCAACATAAAAATTATACCGAATTTAACGGATACTATCAATTAGTTTTGCCTTTAAATTTGGAGATGTTAATACCTGAAGATGATTCTGTCAGACTGTTAAGCCAAATATTGGAGGGATTGAATTACACAAAGTTGTATAAGGCTTACTCTTCTACTGGAAGAAAACCGGCAGTTGACCCAAAGACCATGTTTAAGGTAATAACATATGCAAACTCAAATAACATATACTCAAGTAGAAAAATTGAAACTGCATGTAAAAGAGATATTAATTTCATGTGGTTGCTCCAAGGGGAATCAAAGCCAGATCACTCAACTATAGCCAGATTCCGTAAGGATTATCTTCCAGAGGCAATAGAAGACCTATTCTATCAAATGGTACAGCACCTGCATTCTATCGGAGAAGTTAAATTCGAAAACCTTTTTGTGGATGGTACTAAAATTGAGGCAAATGCAAACCGCTATACCTTTGTATGGAAGAAAGTAGTCAATAAAAACGAAGCAAAGATGTTTGAGAAAATAAAAGCTTGCTTAGAGGATATAAACCAGTCATATTTGACTAACTTTTCAGTATCAAAAGATAGCATATTGGCGGATTTAGAGCAAGTTCTTGAATATTTAAAGGACAAGCAAAAAGAAGATAACATAGAATTTGTTCATGGAATCGGAAAACGTAAAACTCAATTACAAAGATTCACAGAGCAGTTCAAGGAATTTAAAGAACGTCAGGAAAAATACAATGCCCATAACCAGCTGTTCGAGGGGAGAAACAGTTATTCCAAAACGGATACTGATGCAACATTCATGCATATGAAAGATGACCACATGCGTAATACTCAGCTAAAACCTGCCTACAATGTTCAGATTGGAGTTGAAAGCGAGTATGTTACTGGCATTGGAATTTTTCAGGATAGGAATGACATTGCTACACTAATCCCATTTCTAAAAAGTATGGAATCAAACTTAGGTAGATGTTATGAAAACGTAATTGCAGACTCTGGCTATGAGAGCGAAGAAAACTATCTGTATTTGGAAGAAAAGCATCAGAAAAGCTATATAAAACCTCAAACATACGAGATATGGAAGAAGAAAAGCTTCAAGAAAGATATCAGCAAGCGTGAAAATATGCAGTATGATGAAGAGAAAGATGAGTATACGTGCCATAATGGAAAACAATTAAAAATGTCAGGAACAACTCATAGAAAATCAGCAACAGGATATCGTTCCGAGATTAGCATATATGAATGTGAAGATTGCAGTAATTGCCCCTATAAGTCTAAGTGTACAAAAGCCCAAGGAAATCGCAAAATGCAGGTATCTAAGACATTTGTAAAAAAGAGACAAAAATCTTATGAAAACATCTTGACGGAGAAAGGCATTCTTCTAAGGGTAAATCGTTCCATCCAAGTTGAAGGAGCCTTTGGAGTTCTAAAAAGTGATTACAATTTCAGCCGTTTTTTAACACGAGGGAAAAACAGTGTTAAAACCGAATTTATCCTGCTGTGTTTTGGCTATAACATAAACAAATTACACTCCAAAATTCAAAATGACCGATGTGGAAAAGAACTTCATGAAGTAAAAGCCTGCTAAAATTCCAACGAAATCTAATAGGCCTATTAAAGTGCGCTCAAATTCCACAAAATAGGGAATTAACTACAGAGTAATCAACAATTTAACAACAAAAAATATTGGAGCAAAAGAAGGGAGCACCGCTGACTACTTTTTAAGTAGTTTTGCGACACTCCCTTGTTTTTTTAGCTCTAAACATAAATTTTAGAAGATTTTTTATTATCAAAATGAGTTCAATAATTCCAAGAATAGCTACGATTGTAACCAAATCTCTGTTTTCGGTAACAATGTCTTTGATTTTTGTTCTGTAATCCTCAGGTGCTGATACAGTCTTATCCGAGTATAAATTAACTTCTATTACAGTATTATCATTAAGTGTGTATTTTAAAACACCTGCAATAGTTTCGGCATTAACCGGGAGTTTCAACTTTTCATTCGGTATAAAGCTTATATTTTTAATAAAACTGTCTCCTACCGGATAGGTGTAATAAACATCAATTTTACTTGCCAGATCAATCTTAACATTATCTACTTCTATACTTCTTTGAGGGATATTTTTGGGAACCAGCACTCCCGTATAAAACTTGGAAAATCCGTAATCAAAAAGTTTTGCAGTCTCGGAAAAAGCACTTTCTTTACTGGTGTTGAATACCACAGCAATAAGACGTTTATCATTTTGAGAAGCAGTAGTAACAGCGGAAAAGCTCTGGGGGTTTGTATTTGTACCTAATTTTCCGCCATCAACGCCTTTATAACTCCAAAAAAGGGTATTTTGGTTTGTTAAAATGGAAGAATTATTTCCATTGAGCCAGCCAAAACCTCTAGCACCAAATATCACATTAAAAGTATTGTTTGATATTGCTACTTTTATAAGTAAGGCAATGTCATTGGCAGAAGTATATTGAGCCTTCTCATAAAGGCCTGTTGGATTTACAAAATATGTATCTTTTAAAGACAGCTCTTTAGCTTTCGTATTCATATATCTAACAAATTTTTTGATATCACCGTCACCTACATATTCGGCAAGTGCCACAGCTGCATCATTCCCCTGTGAAAGCATTACGGCATAAAGTAAATCCTCAACAGTATACTGATTTCCCACCACAAGATTAAGCCCATTAAAGCTGGCGGCATTTTTACTGATTGTAACCTTAGCATTTAAATCTGTTTTCTCGATGGTAACAAGAGCAGTCATAAGTTTACACATAACTGAAGGTGATAAATGCTTATAAGCATTTTTTTCAAAAAGAACTTGTCCCCTTACGGTATCCATTAGGACTACAGAGCTAGAAGTAAGACTTTCAGCCGGCGTCCATGCAAAAACCGGGAAACTATTTAATATTAAAATTAATGCCACTATAACTGAAATTATTTTTTTGCTCATCAACTTTACCTGCCGAAAGTAATTATTTCATTTCTTAATATAATGATAGAACATAGAGGCTCAATTAACAAGGCAAAAATCAATAATTAAGGTTAAAAATAGGTTACAAATTTTACAATAATTAATAAAGATATTCAACAAATGAAAACAATGCATATAAGTAACCTTAAAATAAAATAATACATTTAAACCTAAGCATAATTTATAAAAAAGGAGCTTAAAATTGGGAATTGTAAAGAGACTAAGGAAATACATTATATATGACAAAAAAAGTATAAAACATGACTTTGAATTGAACGAAATAAAGTCGGTAAATTGTGACAGGGCAAAAAACGCTGCTTCTATGGATACATTTGATAGCGAAGAGTTTAAGAATTACTTTGAAGAATGCCCTGGTAATGATGAATATCTTGAAGAGCACGTATCAGACGAAATAGATAATAATAAAAGCATAATGAAAAAAATATATAACATACCTGAAAACAGTGATATTGTATACAGGGAGTTCAATATAACCGTTCAAGATGACAATTATCAGGCTTTTATAGTATTTATTGACGGAATGACGGACAGTAGTATTATAAGTAATAATATCCTTCAGCCTTTAATGATTTTATCAAACATAGATATTAAACAAGAGGTAAAGGATGTAGGAGAATTTATATTCAACAGACTTATACCTTTTAATCAGTTAAAAAAGGTAAAGGATTTTAAAGATGTTGTTAGCAATATAAATTTTGGCGGTTGTGCTGTATTTGTGGATGGATTGGAGTATGCATACACAGCGGATACTAAAAAGTGGGAACACAGGAATGTGGGTGAGCCAAATTCCGAAACTGTCATAAGAGGGCCACAGGAGGCTTTTAATGAACAAATTAGAGCAAATACAGCTCTTTTAAGGAAAATATTAAAGGACAAAGACTTGACAATCAAGGGGCTTACTGTTGGTAAGAGAAGTAATACTCCTTGTGCTGTTATGTATATCCGTGATATTGCAAATGAATCTCTTGTACGTGAAGTATTAAAGAGAGTCAAAAGTATAAAGGTTGATTATATATTTGATTCCGGTGAATTGGAGCAACTATTGGAAGACAGCACTTTTCTGACAGCACCACAGATATTTGCAACAGAAAGACCTGATACTGTTGCAAGAATGCTGGCCCAAGGTAACATAGCCGTTATATTGGACGGAAGTCCATATGTACTTGTGATGCCTGCAACAATAACAGAATACCTTAGTACCCCTGAAGATATAAACATAAGGTTTCCATATGTAAATTTTATACGTATGATAAGAATAATCGGTGTTATCATTGCACTGTTACTACCCGGACTGTATATAGCTGTAACAAATTATCATCAGGAAATGATCCCGACTAATCTTTTATTTGCCATTGAGGCTTCAAGGGAAATCGTTCCCTTTCCAACAGTTATTGAAATAATAATAATGGAATTTTCATTTGAGCTGATAAGAGAAGCGGGTATCAGGGTCCCGGGAGCTATCGGCTCTACAATAGGCATTGTGGGAGGTCTGATTTTAGGACAGGCAGCCGTTTCAGCCAATCTTGTAAGCCCAATACTTATAATAGTAGTAGCTATTACGGCGCTTGGTTCCTTTTCAATACCAAGTTTCTCTATGTCCTTTTCCATAAGAATAATTAGATTTGCTTATATTATATTAGGGTCCATAGCAGGATTTTTTGGGATAGGATTAGGTCTGCTGTTAAATTCCCTGCTGCTTGCATCATCGAAATCTTTTGGAGTACCCTTTCTCGCACCGTTCGGGCCTATTACAAACGGAAAATATTCAGACAAGCTAATGAGAAAGCCTATGTGGAAACAGGAAAAAAGGCCTGACTATCTGAATACAAAGGATATTATCAAGCAGCCTGAAGTAAGCAGAGGTTGGACTCACGGTGATGAAGGTGAGGATGGAGGTGAGGATAATGAGAAATAATGAGGGATTTGGTTCCTGGGAGGCAATCTGTTTACTAATAAATATGATTTTTGTCCAGGTAATATTGTATTTTCCAAAAGATGCTGCAGGTATGGGGGGAAGTGCAGGATGGATTATACCTATAGCAGTAACAATAATTGCCTATATATACTTTGCCATAGCCACTGGGTTTTATAGACAACATGGAAATCTTGATTTACTTGAGATATCGGAAAAGTCTGCAGGAAGAATATTTAAGATAATTGTAGGGCTTTTAGCAGCATTATTACTTATATTACTTGAAGTATCTCTTTTGGGCGAGTACGCACACTCACTGAAAATAGTATCACTTGATAAATCTCCGTTAGCTTATATTCTCATATTTTTTGTGTTGGGGATGGCTGCGGCAGCATATTATGGAATAGAAGTTGTGGCGCGTATAAGTGCCTTTATAGTACCGATATGCGTAATAGGATTTATATTAATAACAATAGGAGTTATCCCGGAATATAGTACAGACAATTTGTTCCCCATCTTGGGAAAAGGTATTGATTCAGTGATTAACGGAAGTACTGTCAGCTTGCACATATTTTCTCCACTGCTGCTAATATTTTTTATGATACCGTTTTTTAAGAGAAGGAATTTAAATCGTGTAGGTTATTTATCAATAACCATATCAGGATTAATAATGTTTTGGTCCACATTATCATTTCTATTGACTTACCCGTATGAAATGGCAGTTGATAAAAAAATACCTATATATCAGATGGCAAGACTTATTGAAATTGGAGATTATATACAAAGAGTGGAATCTGTATTTGTGTTGGTATTTTCATTATCTTCAATATTATACATGGGTGCCTTGTTTACTTTCATAATCCATATAATTGCTAAAACTCTTGATTTGGACAGGCATCAGCCAATTATATTGCCCACTGCAGTAATAATATACACTATGACATTTTATAAAAAGGGACTTCCATTTCACCTACCGGGCAATCAAATGACAAACATACTGTGGATTTTAGCACTTTTGCTGCCGATTATTGTACTGATTATAAGTTCCATAAAAAAAGTAGATTCTGAAAATGAAGGAGGGCAAGACTATGAGTAAAATAGCCAAACTCTTTTGTACCATTTTATGTATAGCTATAATTACGGTATCTTTGACAGGCTGTTATGATAATAGAGAAATCGAAGACTTAGCTTATGTAGTAGCAATCGGGATAGATGAAGCTGATAACAATATGTTTAATCTTACCTTTCAGAGTGCTGTACCAAAATCAATAACCACCGGCGAAGGGGAAACGACAGATATAAAAACCTTCAAGACTGATAATTTCCTTTCAGGCTTCAGAAAAACAGGAAGATATCTAAGTAAAAAAATAAATTTGTCCCATACAAAAGTAATTGTAGTTTCTGAAAAAATTGCGAATAGAGGACTACTTCCATTTCTGAATGGTTTACAAAACTACATGGAGCTTCGTCCTAACGTAAATATTATTGTTTCTGCAAATGGAGCCAAAAACT
This region of Clostridium sp. BNL1100 genomic DNA includes:
- a CDS encoding Ger(x)C family spore germination protein; translated protein: MIKKIILLLLCISMIMTLTTGCWNNRDLSELSILTAMGIDQTDDGKIMVTAQIIKPVDVNSSGAGVSGGGGGGEKSFVTVSNTESTIFAALRSLLAKINKKIFYSSSQVIVFSEELAKSGIKNYVDFILRDHETQFKSLIIVAKGTTAKEIVEQEYGLSKIPGGYIRDTIKNSKSRGFTKEIRLLDMARELATEGRELSIGTIEKTENLTSTEGLAVFQKDKMVGWLDKYETRGYMFITGRAKSGIVEIESPDNPKEIIGIELMKGSSKIEVKASSNNSIEVNVKIKAEGNVGEQQSQPGQSPDKVCKSLSKCLEKQITKECYSAITKCQNEYKSDIFGFGIHVFDKYPKYWGKVTNVWSEQVFPSIQVKVKVDAKINRTGLLSKTIKIR
- a CDS encoding spore germination protein translates to MGDIMFSFFKSREPKKPKRAGTEVPEDSENNSNTQIPKSIDKVRGLLNQEFSLCSDFNLREVHLGKLNTRIIIASIEGFFDKAILAENIIEPIINYSGEKSYSSVFTLLSESILSVSDVKELYSFKDCLSGILTGDVVLFIDGQDKAFKIGLKAPEKRAVGEPDTEISIKGSREGFSESLKTNLILLRRRIKNTKFKVESLVLGKQTNTDVAICYIQGIAAPEVVEEVKNRLNRINIDAILATGYMEQFIQDGKMPFFPMVGNSEKPDKVAAKLLEGRVAILADGTPTVLTVPFLMIESFQAQEDYFGEFYFATFMRLLRLMSFFISVYLPGLYVAVTSFHQTIIPFKLMLTMAATREGIPFSSFVEALIMVITFEILREAGLRMPRAIGQAVSIVGAIVLGDAAVSAGIASAPLVIIAALAGICSFIVPPLMKVGAILRIVILIAANILGLLGIGFVTYMFTIYLCGKKSFFVPLLSPFAPFRGESLKDSFIVTPVWSMFNRPRSLTQNQNRKRTTGKTFAPRGSKK
- a CDS encoding 3D domain-containing protein, producing MTEKDKQKSADIWMFKVLTIALVLTSTLLAFFCIRVNNVVDQYKEKYNNECVQSMLIMKSNQSLTTNTNNYKSQSDELSKLNNDLKKQNEEIKKQLEDLKKQNKQLESTKKELADDNLQLQRSLKKAAAVGVKPQSYKIYSGDNLENNSKRKYLGKFLGTAYTPCAEECGNNKGITSSGQPIVPGVSIAIDNTHWPYGTIFYIKGLGYTIAMDTGSAIKGKNRFDFAVLDKKFAYELGQQYYDVYLVKIGNGKISESIITKPA
- the dapB gene encoding 4-hydroxy-tetrahydrodipicolinate reductase — protein: MKVCISGLGRTGKEIARTILLQNEIQLVSAICSPSSKSLNKDLGEILGMNKTGITVTGSDKLEEVIFRNKPDVVIDFSNPKSALKNALIFSKYRINIVVGTTGFSDYQLKKLYVICRKFKNGIVYAPNITMGVNVLMLLSNLTASLLSNYDFQITELHHKNKLDSPSGTAKKIAGEIQSGLLNKGVVVSNKDIPINSVRAGGVIGKHEVMIVGQDDKIEISHESFSRKAFAQGAVSAAKFIHKKSGYFEMKDVLDLEKVLKTYIENNNRWSSKRHNKYNARPASN
- a CDS encoding IS1182 family transposase; the encoded protein is MQHKNYTEFNGYYQLVLPLNLEMLIPEDDSVRLLSQILEGLNYTKLYKAYSSTGRKPAVDPKTMFKVITYANSNNIYSSRKIETACKRDINFMWLLQGESKPDHSTIARFRKDYLPEAIEDLFYQMVQHLHSIGEVKFENLFVDGTKIEANANRYTFVWKKVVNKNEAKMFEKIKACLEDINQSYLTNFSVSKDSILADLEQVLEYLKDKQKEDNIEFVHGIGKRKTQLQRFTEQFKEFKERQEKYNAHNQLFEGRNSYSKTDTDATFMHMKDDHMRNTQLKPAYNVQIGVESEYVTGIGIFQDRNDIATLIPFLKSMESNLGRCYENVIADSGYESEENYLYLEEKHQKSYIKPQTYEIWKKKSFKKDISKRENMQYDEEKDEYTCHNGKQLKMSGTTHRKSATGYRSEISIYECEDCSNCPYKSKCTKAQGNRKMQVSKTFVKKRQKSYENILTEKGILLRVNRSIQVEGAFGVLKSDYNFSRFLTRGKNSVKTEFILLCFGYNINKLHSKIQNDRCGKELHEVKAC
- a CDS encoding D-alanyl-D-alanine carboxypeptidase family protein produces the protein MSKKIISVIVALILILNSFPVFAWTPAESLTSSSVVLMDTVRGQVLFEKNAYKHLSPSVMCKLMTALVTIEKTDLNAKVTISKNAASFNGLNLVVGNQYTVEDLLYAVMLSQGNDAAVALAEYVGDGDIKKFVRYMNTKAKELSLKDTYFVNPTGLYEKAQYTSANDIALLIKVAISNNTFNVIFGARGFGWLNGNNSSILTNQNTLFWSYKGVDGGKLGTNTNPQSFSAVTTASQNDKRLIAVVFNTSKESAFSETAKLFDYGFSKFYTGVLVPKNIPQRSIEVDNVKIDLASKIDVYYTYPVGDSFIKNISFIPNEKLKLPVNAETIAGVLKYTLNDNTVIEVNLYSDKTVSAPEDYRTKIKDIVTENRDLVTIVAILGIIELILIIKNLLKFMFRAKKTRECRKTT
- a CDS encoding spore germination protein translates to MGIVKRLRKYIIYDKKSIKHDFELNEIKSVNCDRAKNAASMDTFDSEEFKNYFEECPGNDEYLEEHVSDEIDNNKSIMKKIYNIPENSDIVYREFNITVQDDNYQAFIVFIDGMTDSSIISNNILQPLMILSNIDIKQEVKDVGEFIFNRLIPFNQLKKVKDFKDVVSNINFGGCAVFVDGLEYAYTADTKKWEHRNVGEPNSETVIRGPQEAFNEQIRANTALLRKILKDKDLTIKGLTVGKRSNTPCAVMYIRDIANESLVREVLKRVKSIKVDYIFDSGELEQLLEDSTFLTAPQIFATERPDTVARMLAQGNIAVILDGSPYVLVMPATITEYLSTPEDINIRFPYVNFIRMIRIIGVIIALLLPGLYIAVTNYHQEMIPTNLLFAIEASREIVPFPTVIEIIIMEFSFELIREAGIRVPGAIGSTIGIVGGLILGQAAVSANLVSPILIIVVAITALGSFSIPSFSMSFSIRIIRFAYIILGSIAGFFGIGLGLLLNSLLLASSKSFGVPFLAPFGPITNGKYSDKLMRKPMWKQEKRPDYLNTKDIIKQPEVSRGWTHGDEGEDGGEDNEK
- a CDS encoding GerAB/ArcD/ProY family transporter; translated protein: MRNNEGFGSWEAICLLINMIFVQVILYFPKDAAGMGGSAGWIIPIAVTIIAYIYFAIATGFYRQHGNLDLLEISEKSAGRIFKIIVGLLAALLLILLEVSLLGEYAHSLKIVSLDKSPLAYILIFFVLGMAAAAYYGIEVVARISAFIVPICVIGFILITIGVIPEYSTDNLFPILGKGIDSVINGSTVSLHIFSPLLLIFFMIPFFKRRNLNRVGYLSITISGLIMFWSTLSFLLTYPYEMAVDKKIPIYQMARLIEIGDYIQRVESVFVLVFSLSSILYMGALFTFIIHIIAKTLDLDRHQPIILPTAVIIYTMTFYKKGLPFHLPGNQMTNILWILALLLPIIVLIISSIKKVDSENEGGQDYE